The proteins below come from a single Chitinivibrionales bacterium genomic window:
- a CDS encoding ribbon-helix-helix protein, CopG family, producing the protein MIRTQIYLTEQEKSGLESVALAKGVSQSDLVRQAIDDLLARAGEIDKSRILDEIAGVWAQRTDVPDIRDLRTGWHTRSSR; encoded by the coding sequence ATGATCAGAACGCAAATATATTTAACCGAGCAGGAAAAAAGCGGTTTAGAGTCTGTCGCACTGGCAAAAGGTGTCAGTCAGAGTGATTTAGTCCGACAGGCGATCGATGATTTGCTGGCCAGGGCCGGTGAAATTGATAAGTCCCGGATTTTAGATGAAATTGCAGGTGTTTGGGCGCAAAGAACAGATGTACCCGATATTCGTGATTTAAGAACCGGATGGCATACGAGGTCGAGCCGATGA
- a CDS encoding PIN domain-containing protein, producing MAYEVEPMSGNILVDTDIVIEFLRGNNQAVPWFKAESKSICFSVITVAEIYAGIRGRKEETEIDRLFSIFPVFAATNEIARVAGNFVNKYRPSHSVEIPDAIIAATCFISGAELCTLNVKHYPMFKGLKPPYKRQ from the coding sequence ATGGCATACGAGGTCGAGCCGATGAGCGGGAATATTCTGGTCGATACTGATATTGTAATAGAATTCCTCCGTGGAAACAATCAGGCAGTTCCCTGGTTTAAAGCAGAATCGAAATCGATTTGTTTTTCAGTGATAACCGTAGCGGAAATCTATGCAGGAATCAGGGGACGGAAAGAGGAGACTGAAATCGATCGGCTGTTTTCAATTTTCCCGGTCTTTGCAGCGACAAATGAGATTGCCCGTGTAGCCGGCAATTTTGTGAATAAATACCGGCCGTCACATTCAGTTGAAATACCTGATGCAATCATAGCTGCAACCTGTTTTATTTCGGGCGCAGAATTATGCACGCTTAATGTCAAGCATTATCCGATGTTCAAGGGGTTGAAGCCGCCTTATAAAAGGCAGTGA